The Dermacentor silvarum isolate Dsil-2018 unplaced genomic scaffold, BIME_Dsil_1.4 Seq5802, whole genome shotgun sequence genome includes the window CCACCATAGCTGCGGCGGCGGAGGGTATATTAATGACATTCGGTGCCTTACTTTCCAGCCATATTTCAGATGTGAGGCATTATAAGTAATATTACTTGTTTCCGAAAACTGAAGACATTAGGACTCCACGATTTTCAACTTGCAAGTGGCGCTACAGGCGCTACgcggcgaaaaaaagaaaagaaaaagaaaacaaaacaggaGCGTGCTCTCGTGCGGCGCTTGCATGGCGATGTTCGATGTCCCTTGTGAGCAGCTAGGCTGGGAGCCTGCTCGTTTGTAGGTGTTATCTTCAGTGATGATCATTGTGTGCAGGGATGTCTTGATTGCCGTGTGTCGCAGGTAACGCGCCTGATACTCATATTCAGGATGGAACAGGAATTCCAAGAAATAGATTCTAAAAACTCTTGGAATTCAGTCTACCAGGTAAGTTTACCGCCGAGGTAGTAACCCGCTGTCGTAATTCGTTATTGCCGTCGTTGTGCGGTAGCGCGATTTCTCATTTCCAGAAGGATACCATTAATTTCTTAAGGAACAGTTTATGGTAGCTGTTTTACAAAGTGGAATGTCTTTTTCTCAAAGTTTGGATCGAATTTGGAAGAGTCGTTAGGCCTACAGATTAACAATGTAACGCTTGTAACCCACGCACGTACGAAGCAAGGACCACTGGTGACGTTAAAAAGTGCTGGCTTGCGTCCCTTGCTTgcaggctttctttcttgttGAAACTAGAACTCTGATTTATGGGTAGCAGGGGAAAAGTTGCACTTGCTTAAGAAAACTGGGACACTAACAGTGATACGCAGCTGTCTCGAGATTGACTGGTCGCGACGCCAGTCGTGTTTCTGGCTCCTTCGCTTCTCAGTTTGCAGGTCGATGGTTTCAGCGTTTTCGGAAGCGTTTCCGGCTCTCTATTTTGCCGCCTGTGCCACATATTATTTCTTTGATGTTGCAGAAGATCAGGCACAAGTCCAACAGCTATGACTACACGTGTAAAGACGCAAGACGAATGGATAACAAGAGCTTAAATCGGTACCGAGACGTAAATCCATGTGAGTAAGATGGGCCACCACACATTGTCACTTGGAATTTGAAACTTGGAACCTTTGTTTTGATGCTTAGCAGGGCAACACAACTTAGCTTGATGGCTGTGCATTCTCGGAGCTTGTCAATTTTACCAGTGACTTTGCTCAAATACTGGAATTGTAAAGAAAAGCGTGTTTCGCGGAAACAAAGTGGGAGACTGACAGACAGGGAGGGATATGATTTGGCCTAGCAAGCATTTGCGCTATGGACATAGCGTGAGCATAGCGTCTAAAGCGCTTAATCTGGCACGAGCGCGTGAATACAGTATTTTCTGTGTTGCATGTGATGCACATGTTTGGGAAGTACCCTTGAATTAGCTACCTTGCTCGCAGTGTGAAAGCTACATGGTGTCACATGCATGGCATATACCCTATATGCTCTTAAAGAAGGAACCTTTCATGAACCAAGAAAGGACTTGGAGCTGACAAGAACCTCTGGTAAAGCTAGGTAACATGGCCAAAAAATGAATAGCGGCATTTGTTTTCTATATCCATTCTTTATGTGAATTGGTGAATTGGACTACTAATGTTGATGAGTTCCGGTAAGGAACAAAGTAAAACAAACATAGGTCGGGTGTGTTACGAGATATGCAGTGACAGCATCCTTGCTGTTTGCATGTTCTACAGGAGATAAGTCATTGTTTTTTGTGAATAGTTGCAGAAATTGATAGATTGACATCATATTTGGTAGGGTAGTAAAGCTGCTGACCGAAAATGTGGCTAATAAGTATTAGACATTTGGCTTTTGTATGGAAGTTGAAACATATATGTAACACATTTTTGCTCATGTCGTCCGCTTTCTTTTGAGACATATCTTCAACATGATTGTGTCATAAACAATTTTTGTGAATGAATGGTGACAAAGCACTGTTCATaactgaatatggcaaatcattCCTGCAGAAGCTCGCAAGGTGAAGGAAAATTGGTAAAGGGAAAAATTttcatccacccgactgtagctcgaagctacaaagaaaacctaAACTACAAAAGTTATTGAGCAGCTTTTGTTTAGTGTGAAATGACCGTATGTTAACCATACATTTTATATGTTAATTTTGAAAATGAAATGTGGCTGAGTACAATGCAGTGTTTCGTGCATCATAGCATGATTTTTACACGCTTTGAAAGCTGCGAAGTGTTAATGAGATGCAAGAAGGCAAAGTATAAATTCTTTGATGTGTTGTTTTTGTACCCTGATGTTGCATGGGATTTTTTTTCGCATCGTGAAAACTGTAGTGGCAAGTGCCGAAAACCTCACCACTAGCTATCTGGCTGGCTTTGTTGCCTGTGCTTTTTTTGCTTTGGTGCCCGTGTATGAGGTAGGAATGAATGTTCACTACCTTTATGTGTGtcacacaagcgttcttgcatgtGGTAAAACTGATCTAATGGTAAAACTCAATCCAGATTGAGTGTTGCCACGCAATCAGTTTACAACACGCTTGACTGTAATGGGCTCATATCAATCTTTTTCAATCGGAATATAGATTCTTGAGCATAGTCGAAGATTGccagatgggggcgaaatgcgaaaacacccgtgtacttagaattaggtgcacgttaaagaaccccaggtggtcgaaatttccagagtccccactacggtgtgccttataatcagatcgtggttttggcacgtaaaaccccataatttttttttttcgaagattGCCATTAGAATGCACGAGCCTAGTGAGTTAGGAGGTACAGAACAACATAACCAGAAAAAAGCCATCACATTAACATATTTTTACTCAGTATAATACATAGATTTGGAAATTCATACTTGCACTTAGTCACTAACAGGATTAGTAGAATTAACTCTTCTCTCTGCCATCAATTAAATGCATAAAATAGCTTTTCCCTGCTAAACATGACCTTCTACATTACTTTTACTGTATCAGGCGCATTTAACTATGGCATTCCAGTTTGAGGGCATCTAGAAATGTCTGATGTGTGTCATATAAACTGGAATTCACATCTTGATCAGTATTCATTTGGACTATGTAGCAGTGTCTTGTTTCGATCATCCTTGAAAATTATGATGCAAATTTGACTTTGATTAGGATTAAAACTGCCTATATAACAGGGGGTATCAGTCATAATGCCTGCGATGCTTTCTTTGGAAGTTGTGTAGATGGAACCCAGCATGCTCAAAGCTATATACAGATTGCATATGTGGCACTGTGCCATGATTGCCCACATTATCAGTGGGATCAGCAGGTCGTGAGTGTAGGCTGGTAAGAGTGGCCTAGAATCAAGTTGAAGGAATTGCTGCGATATTGCGGCCTTGTTTACACGATGCCCGACCTCCATTATTGTTGGGATGCACCACTTGTGCAGTGGTTCATAAGCAATAAATAGTAATGGATTAAAGAATCCTTACAAAATACAGTCCCTGGAATTTAACCTGCAACTTTGTAATCCATATATACCAGCGATTAAAGGTGGTATAAAGCTGTTTGTTTGAAATCTTGGAGTGTTGGAGGCATAGTGTATGGCATGAAATGATATTAGTATTGGCAAATAAGAGACACTAAAGTCACATGTCTAGTTAAAGTGGTAGATTAGTGCACGAGAACATTTAGGGCATCAATATTATCGCAAACAGGGCTTTAGTAATAAAGAAATTGAggcaaatgcaggacacgattagagactccccaggacattcaagtactagcctGATGACGAAGACACTTCTCATTATAATTCTCTGACTCGTACTCAACCACTTGTAATAAAAATAtaattgtattgcattataagacgaaagaaaatgctgcttGTCCAGTTCTATCTGATTTTTAGAAAAATGTACTAATTGACGTTACCGTTGACGACGACGCAGGCGGTCAAAAGGTTTTGCTTTCTTCATTCTGTGCAACCTGCGCTTTCGAATTTGAGTAGTTGTTATTGCGTaatgctgcgctggttttgctggcttgcgaatgtgatgtcgcgggattctTGAACGATCCACggcacttgaccaagagcagctgcagtggTGAATTCAGTGCTCTGTCTTGGCTCAGTTTCCCCACGGCCGCTCGTTGGCATTTGGCGCAGAAAACCCTAGTGCCGTCTCTCGGCTGCTGTTTTACTCACTGAAAGGGCGGTGATGGCATATGCAATGTCATCACTCCCTGCATTGGGGGGGGGGatgggcgatttgaattgcgctaaaggtatgcGTTCCGTCAAAATTTTCTCATTAAGTCTTTCTTGGCACAAAACAAGCACAACGGGATTTCTGGAGATTTCTGAACAGttcacgtcgacttagtatttccttttagtgtccctttaatgatgTGCTATAAATGCAATGGGCATATTTTTTTGGCCATCTCCTGTAGATAGCAAGAACCCTGGAAAGGGTAGTGCGGGGGATGTAGGAGGAGACAAGTATGGCACTCCCCCCCACCTCCCCTTGCATGTTTTGGACAAACCCAACTAGTCCGCGTAATGCTACCAAACTGTGTTTCAAATGAGTACAGCTTGTTCGTTATGACTGTACCAGCATTTTGCTACTCTTTTTAGTAGGGCTTACTTTATTTTATGCATCATTCATAAATGAATGCACCAAAGCATGCTGGCAACAAATTATTGAAAGTGATGGCGATAGCAGGCAGCTGGAAATGTGGCTTTAGCACCAAGAAGATTGGTTGGTGCAATCTATTCAACCACGACACTGGAATATGTCTACAACATGTAGTAGGCTGCTGCAGTAACTGCATAAGTTCTTCATCCTTTGTTGGTCCTCCTTTTTTGGTGAACATTGTCGTCACTTCACCATGCGCACACTCCGATTGTGTGTGCTGAACGACCACCGTGGGTTTGAGCAGCACAAGCCTCCATGTAAACAGGGTCCTGCACCCATTCTGGGTGCTCTGTGTGCCAGTGGTCTGCCGCGTGTGTACCCTTAGCCAGTCCCAGCTAGGGGAAGGCGAGACCATGCATGCAGCAAGGCGAAGCTCTCTGGAAAGAACATTTATTTATGAAGCTGGAGTTCGATAAAACAAGGTTAACAATGCTACTTAATCTGAATCTAATTGCTATACAACATGGCCGAATGGTCGCCGGTGGCTGCTGCGCACCCCGACAGAGAACGAAGAACCCAGTCTAGAGTGGCCACCTATCCTCCGGCCAGTGCCTGCCATCCTGCACCCCACAGAAGACAAAATGGGGAAAAAGAACAGATGGGGGCCATGATTGGAAGGCCTCGCTCAGGACATCGAAACGACAGAAGTGCACGGGCGCGCCGAGGTCGTGACCTTGATCAGCCGAAGTAACCATTGGCCGGCGACGGACAAAGGGGTGGCTGCTGGCAGAGAGGAACACATATGTACTCTCTGACGTCTGGATGTGGTCTCTGCAGGCCCTGTTTCGCATGTGCACGCAACGGCTTGAATCCGGCCAAAACATGGCCAATAGGGCAGCGGCTTCACGCAACTATTGCGAGCGCTCGAAACCCCACGTCATCTTAATATCTTTGGTGCACGATTCCATGCATCAGTGACGTCACTCGCTGTGGTGGCTTAGCAGCATGGTGTTGcactgcgaagcacgaggtcgcgggatcaaatcctggccgcaaCGGCCACATTAGAATGTGGGCGAATGAAAAAAAGCCTGTGTCCCGTgcaatgggggcacgttaaagatgccctggtggtcaaaattaatctggagtccc containing:
- the LOC119435261 gene encoding tyrosine-protein phosphatase non-receptor type 1-like, translated to MEQEFQEIDSKNSWNSVYQKIRHKSNSYDYTCKDARRMDNKSLNRYRDVNPYDHSRVILKRGDKDYINASLVKVKAANRTYI